In a genomic window of Vigna angularis cultivar LongXiaoDou No.4 chromosome 6, ASM1680809v1, whole genome shotgun sequence:
- the LOC108342642 gene encoding uncharacterized protein LOC108342642 gives MQYLFLRGTQVYKMALRWLLHSACHLVGYPTKEEECKENEGYPNGERVKGLCPCSGFEMPLHYPRYTREEYESMEEWKVELLLKQYGLSLKGSVEEKRVFAMGAFLWP, from the coding sequence ATGCAGTATCTGTTTCTCAGAGGAACACAAGTTTATAAAATGGCTCTTAGATGGCTTCTGCACTCAGCTTGCCATCTTGTGGGGTACCCTACAAAGGAAGAGGAGTGCAAGGAGAATGAAGGATACCCTAATGGAGAGAGGGTGAAGGGGTTGTGTCCTTGTTCAGGGTTTGAAATGCCACTTCACTATCCGCGCTACACcagagaggagtatgagagcaTGGAGGAGTGGAAGGTGGAGTTGCTTCTGAAGCAATATGGATTAAGTTTGAAGGGTAGTGTCGAGGAAAAGAGAGTTTTTGCAATGGGAGCATTCTTGTGgccatga